In Sphingobacteriaceae bacterium, a single genomic region encodes these proteins:
- a CDS encoding TIGR00159 family protein: protein MQFIQFINFGITDFIDIILVAIILYIVYNLVKGTSAINIFIGIAFIYLAYIVINAFELNLLSSILGKFVNVGVIVIMIVFQQEIRKFLLYIGSNDFLRNVKIKNIFKLNFSTDSNFIPLNYFEIADACYKMSATKTGALIIIARKSDLKSIIQSGDAIDSAISSRMLENIFFKNSPLHDGAAIIKDNRLVAARCVLPVTERQDFPAHFGMRHRAAVGVTEITDALAISVSEQTGAVSLTMAGEIKENLSKEKFIYLLEKNLQ, encoded by the coding sequence ATTCAATTCATACAGTTTATAAATTTCGGTATTACAGATTTTATTGATATCATTCTGGTAGCAATAATTCTTTACATTGTTTATAATTTGGTTAAAGGAACTTCTGCTATCAATATATTTATCGGAATCGCATTCATATACCTGGCTTACATTGTTATAAATGCTTTCGAGCTGAATTTATTATCCTCTATTTTAGGGAAGTTTGTAAACGTTGGAGTTATTGTTATCATGATTGTATTCCAACAGGAAATCCGGAAATTTTTGCTTTACATCGGCTCCAATGATTTTTTACGAAATGTAAAGATTAAAAATATTTTTAAGTTAAATTTCAGTACCGATTCCAATTTTATTCCTTTAAATTATTTTGAAATTGCAGACGCCTGTTATAAAATGAGTGCAACAAAAACAGGAGCCCTTATTATTATTGCCAGAAAAAGCGATTTAAAATCAATAATACAATCCGGTGATGCAATTGATTCCGCCATTTCCTCTCGGATGTTGGAAAATATATTTTTTAAAAATTCTCCTTTACATGATGGTGCCGCAATAATTAAAGATAATCGATTAGTGGCTGCGCGTTGTGTATTACCGGTTACTGAACGACAGGATTTTCCTGCACATTTCGGAATGAGGCATCGTGCGGCTGTAGGTGTTACCGAAATAACCGATGCGTTAGCCATTTCTGTTAGTGAGCAAACCGGAGCTGTTTCCTTGACTATGGCCGGTGAAATAAAGGAAAATTTAAGTAAAGAGAAGTTTATTTATTTATTGGAAAAAAATCTGCAATAA
- a CDS encoding exopolyphosphatase produces MVFAAIDIGSNAIRLLFCRVYKVDGKPHYNKEELIRMPIRLGEDVFISGKISELKINRLVSSLKGFHQLIKAYGVEKTRAVATSAMRDASNGKEIIAKIKEESGLDVELLDGKEEAALVFSNRIAEMLNPRHAYLYIDVGGGSTELTLYYDEKVVAAKSFNIGTVRLLLDKIDKEVWDELKTWIKKVTYGIHPLSAIGSGGNINKIYKMSGKKDTKHLSYEKLKSMHEMLSSYSIKERVERLNLKPDRADVIVPAAKIFLFIMKHGDIEKVFVPQIGLSDGLVHQMYEKINAK; encoded by the coding sequence ATGGTTTTTGCAGCTATAGATATTGGAAGTAATGCAATACGTTTATTGTTTTGCAGAGTTTATAAAGTGGACGGAAAACCGCATTATAATAAAGAAGAATTAATACGGATGCCTATACGTTTAGGTGAAGATGTGTTTATTAGCGGTAAGATTTCTGAATTAAAAATTAATCGCTTGGTGAGCTCCTTAAAAGGTTTTCATCAGCTAATTAAAGCGTACGGGGTAGAAAAAACCAGAGCTGTGGCAACCAGCGCCATGCGAGATGCCTCAAACGGAAAAGAAATAATTGCTAAAATAAAAGAAGAATCCGGATTAGATGTTGAGCTTTTAGACGGAAAAGAAGAGGCAGCATTGGTGTTTTCCAATCGTATTGCTGAAATGTTGAATCCACGTCATGCCTATTTGTATATTGATGTGGGTGGTGGAAGTACAGAACTAACCTTGTATTATGATGAAAAAGTGGTTGCTGCAAAGTCTTTTAATATAGGCACTGTGCGTTTATTATTGGATAAAATTGATAAAGAGGTTTGGGATGAACTTAAAACTTGGATTAAAAAAGTAACGTATGGTATACATCCACTTTCGGCAATTGGTTCGGGAGGTAATATCAATAAAATTTATAAAATGAGTGGCAAAAAGGATACCAAACATTTGAGCTACGAAAAACTTAAATCCATGCACGAAATGTTATCTTCCTATTCGATTAAAGAAAGAGTTGAGCGTTTAAATTTAAAGCCTGATCGGGCTGACGTAATTGTTCCGGCCGCAAAAATATTTTTATTTATCATGAAACACGGAGATATCGAAAAAGTGTTTGTACCGCAAATTGGTTTATCTGATGGCTTGGTTCATCAGATGTACGAGAAAATTAATGCTAAATAA
- a CDS encoding FKBP-type peptidyl-prolyl cis-trans isomerase has product MQVAEDKVVSVSYYLTANKEGQQEELVEQTAPDRPFVFLNGFGGVLPEFEGNLNGKQKGDKFDFRIKAESAYGVFEKDYVVKIDKQSFIVDGKFDDTRVKLGEDIEMNDQDGNQLVGRVLEITDAHVEMDFNHPLAGMDLHFVGEVLDVRDASQEELDHGHVHGPHGHHH; this is encoded by the coding sequence ATGCAAGTAGCCGAAGACAAAGTAGTATCTGTTTCTTATTATTTAACTGCTAATAAAGAGGGTCAGCAAGAAGAGTTAGTTGAACAAACAGCTCCAGACCGACCTTTTGTTTTTTTAAATGGGTTTGGTGGTGTACTCCCGGAGTTCGAAGGGAATTTAAATGGTAAACAAAAGGGCGATAAATTTGATTTCCGAATTAAGGCTGAATCTGCATATGGTGTTTTCGAAAAAGATTATGTGGTTAAAATAGATAAACAATCATTTATTGTTGATGGTAAATTTGATGATACTCGAGTGAAATTAGGGGAGGATATTGAAATGAATGATCAAGACGGAAATCAATTGGTTGGCCGTGTACTTGAAATTACCGACGCACACGTAGAAATGGATTTTAATCACCCTTTAGCCGGAATGGATTTACATTTTGTTGGAGAAGTATTGGATGTACGTGATGCTAGTCAGGAAGAATTGGATCATGGACATGTGCATGGCCCACATGGTCATCATCACTAA